Part of the Pseudoliparis swirei isolate HS2019 ecotype Mariana Trench chromosome 18, NWPU_hadal_v1, whole genome shotgun sequence genome is shown below.
GTCCTTATTGAGTAACAGACGGGGAGCGTGTTTACATGCAGAGTGCTGCAGGCGCTGGAAGGTCTCTGCTCATTTCAGTTTGTGGTGGCTGAACTTCTCACATCAGCATTCATGTGGCAGTGCTAGACATAGACAttttgattcttttttttcgaaaaagaaaaatatgtgCAGTTTGGAGGGAAGGAACCACGAACAGAATCGTCCCTTTGTTGAAACAATGAATGTGAAAATAGAGCCATTACCGGCGGGAAACCGTTTGGTCTCTTTATACTGTAACAATCTAACCATGAAAGATGAGAGGGCAGCTTGTTGAGCTTTTCTGTAGCCACAATTCACAGTGTACATCATCTACAAGGTACCCACCATCTGAGAGACTCAAAATAAACCTGCATTACCTTATTTACTTTTGACCTTGGGTATTTTTTACCCTTTTCCATTTGAAACAATGTTAAGCTTGGACAAAGGAATCATCAAAAAGGACGGTTAAGCTAACATAACAAAAGTATTTCCACCATTAGATGGTGGCTTCAAAAATCTATATTAAAACTCCTACTGGTGTGAGACGCAGCAATCATTAAAATACACTCGGATTTAAAAATACgagaatataaaacacaatattttgGCATTAATGATTAAACAGGTtggtcaaaacaaaaacaaaaacaatacatcAAACAGGGGGAGTCACTTTTCATTTCAGTTTTATCCTGAAAATGGTTTCTTTGCCGTTTCATCCACTATGTTCAGTTCATTCCTCTTTTGTGCCTCCTCACGAACATTCAGATGATTTCAGACAGGCGGAGACTGGACATCTATTTTTGAGCGCGCTGCTTGGCTAGTTGCTTCATGAAGCAGCAGGTTACCGTTGCGATGATGACGATGCCCACAAACAAGGCAGAGGACACTCCGATAACcaaagggatgaggaggaggtcatCCGCTGAAATATAAAACAAGGGAGAAGGATCCAGtgatacattacattatttagattagattataatCCACTTTCAGATGGGAACATTTACTTTTGTAATACTAAGTACAAAATAGTCTCCTCTGGTAATAacattgattaaaataatattttgcacaTACTTTAGGCAAGATTTATTACATTATGGATATTTTGACTGAAACTGGACATGATGAAAAAATAGAGCATAAAGATATAAATCGATCACACAAAGAATATATGTAAAAATGTTCCTCTTGGTCAGTGAGCTCAAAGTCCCACCGTACTAAATTACAGGAATGTGCTTATCTGACACAAAgagcatatatacatattcatgaTGTAAATACTGGGGAACCATGTCCCCCTATTGGCTACTTAAAATGTACAGACACTTATCAAGGTCgagaatacacattttaaatttaCACTTGAAGTTAAACTTCCTTCCAGCTTGAGACCGAAGGTCAGTGGTGGAAGAATTATTCAAAACATTCACTTAAAAGTTCTCTATTCAATATTCAGAACATTAAcatagcagcaaacaacaatGTGCTGGTGgagtaatgtctacctgagcaaAGAATATaaatactctgtgtgtgtgtgtgtgtgtgtgtgtgtggataaatCTAGAGAGAAAAAGTTGACGTGCAGCACTGGTAGTTGCACTGGGCAGCTTCCAACTGAATGTGAATGTTTGTAAATAAGAGCTATGTCAGGAATGTAATCCGCTACATGTATCCACGATCACTGTGATTATTACTATTTGATTTATCCTGGGAAACTCTTACCTCTGGCATACAGGTAAACGGTCACTGCATTTGACTCGGCTTTGGACCCCGTGTTGTACCAGCCTCCATGCGGGTCCTGACCCCACGCCTGGGCATGACACGCATACATGCCCTGATCCTCCATCGTTGCCGTGTGGACCCTCAGTCTGTAGCTGACATCCGACAGGCGGTCGATGCTAACCTCACTACCGTTGGCAGAGATCTTGGCAACGCCGTCGTACATGATGGCAGCTACCAGTGTGGGAATTTTCTCCGCAGAGGGGTCCGGTACAGTAACATCAGACGCTGGGCTCGGCACCTTCCCGATAACTCGTTCAGGGATTGGCCAACGCAGCCACTGCACCTGTGCCTGGGCGGGACCTGTGGTCGTCACGGTGACGTTGCAGATCAGGGTGATGGTGCTGCCTCTTTTTAAAAGAGGGCCGTGAGGGAGCTGAGCCACAGCTGCAACCAGCACATCTGTGAAAGGGAAGTGGTTGATTGAAAGAAAAGTTTGACAAGTGAAAGTTTAGCGAGCATGAGTTTCTGATGAATATGAAGAGAAACAAACCAGATTACAGTTGGTAGTTTACCATTAAGCATAAGAATGCTACACTAAATTATAGCATTTccctgatttaaaaataaaaacaaatgcagaGGTCCTCGACCAAAAATGTAAACTGTGAATCCCCGTTATAAATAGAGCCTGTGTGCCACTGGGAACGGGAGGAGCAGGTCTCACCTTTGGTCTTGAGGTTGACGGTGACTCCCTCAGACCTCTGGGTAAATGTTGCAGGAGTTGACGCGCTGGGGTTTCTTCTTCCAGcgtacacactcaccacacaccgATACACCCCCGAGTCCAAGGGCTGGGCTGAGAACAGCTTCAGAGAGTACCTCCCCTCCGACACTTTCTCCATAGAGCCCCCGCTAGCTCGGCTGAGGTCGTCCCCCCAGCTCACAACACCGTCTGGGCTCATCTGGGCCACCTCCACATTAATAACGTAAAATACAATATCTCAGTATGTGTTGGAGTAAACATGTTATTTATTGGAGACAATTTAAAGGACGCAGTGAATACTGGATGTCGATCAAATGCTTGAATCATGAAAAACGGGTCAACTTGTGAGTGCCGCTGCTGTCTGAAAGACAACTCTCAAGTGTCATTCATCAAAATGTTGACCTAATCACTGGAATGCACCACGcctgaaaatatttaaaatctaGAAAAAAAGTTCAAACATGCATGGGAAAAAGTACATGCTTTGCATATTGTTGTAAACGTGGCATGACATTACTATCCTGATTGTTTCATGTTAATGTTTGTTCAAGAACTCATGCATTCACTCAAATGAGTCGGCAGAAGGAGAATCAGTACCTGGACTCCATCGCCCCCGGCTACATCGCGGCCCACTGATCCCCTCTTCATCCACTGAACCAGCATGCCAGAGTTCACTTCCGCTGGCAGCCCCAACACCTCACAGGTCAGGATGAGAGGGGCACCGACCTGCAGGGTCACCTCCCCCTTGGGCGAGGACGTTATGCTCAGAGACTCGGCTGGGGAATGGAAGAGGTAGAGGGAGACAGCCGAGTCATGATGAATGTACAGGAAACGCTCCTCGGTAGAAAACCTTCAACAAGCACTCAGACCGACCGTAAGAACCTTCACAGGAAGCAACATACTGTGGCTTTCATTTCTGCGGGGAAGCTAAAGTGGCCGCTCTAAATGGATAGGATAAAATAGCataaaaatgtttacattttctaTCATGGCTGAATAAAAGAGCCTTGAGCATGTTAACGAAATGACTGTGTTGTATTCAGAGATACATGAACAGTAGAAGATGCAGCACAAGTGAGAAGAGCTTGTttaatgaatttaaaatgtgactAATGGCCTGGTATAGATGAAATACATCAACACTGATCCCTTGTGTGAGCAAAGCCTCGGCTCAATAATAGGCTCATTATTTATGTAAACAAAAGGAGACGCATGGGGACTATAGTATTAGTCAGACAGCCGGGCCAGAAAATACAGAGCTGGTCCGAAAACCATGGATGCATTGATTAGATTAAATGCTTCAACTTCGGCTCCAATTTTAGAGAAAGGATTTGACCTAAATAACCTTTAGCTCCAATAAGTGGTTACTTAGTACTTTGAAGTCGTGTGCGCCTCTCATCAGCAACACAAGTTAAtccaaagaacatttaaaaatgtggtTAGAATAATTCAATAGTAAACTTAAAATTCATTTTAATAGAAGCAAACATAAAGATTATAAACTATGTAACTGTACGTTAACTTCCCTATCTAAAATATCAAAGAGGTTTTAAGAAGGACAGAGCTGTTTGCATCAGCCTGACAGAGATATTCATCATCTTTGTGGGTCAAGGTGGTGATAAAGATTGCTTAATCCTTCAAGCTCTTTCGAATTTAAATTGAGCCAAGCATCGAGGCAGCAGGCAGTTATTCTGCTGCTCTGGCAGCCAGCTATCGACCCATCAGATCCAGATGGGTAATCATTAAGAGCCGAGCATGAAGTTCGACAGTCAGACAGTTTGACAGCCGACGCTTCGTAAATCAAATGTATGAATCTGCTGCTTTTTGCAGCCTGACATTTAAGTGaatagtaaagtaaagtaaaacaaGACCGAGTCTTAAGATATTGTAATGGGCATCGATCACGAGAATAATAAGATATAGTCGTACAATAGTAAGatgtccatccatccacctagtaagggaggaaaaaaaccaGCCATCCAGGCAATAAATCAGATAGTCAACACTTATTGATCCAACAAGCTGAGAACCGATGTGCATCCAGCGACATGTTCAATCAGCCTCCCCATCTATCCAGTCAGTAAACTGCTGTAAACACAAACATCCAGAGCTTCAGCCGGAAACCTGGAAAGAGTCCAATGTACTCTACAGCAGAGTCCAGGCCGGCTGACGccacggagagagaagaagtgagAAAGAAACCCAACTTCAGCGGTTTTGCTTTTATCGTCTCTGGATTATTTTGTAACTGGAGCAGCTAAGTGGAGTTTATGATTTTCTTTTCTCAGTGTTTTGTAAGATCGCATTACTATCTCCATCAAATGTTGTTTGAACGACAATCAGCAAACTGAATAATTGCATGCCGTAAAGCTTGTTGCGGTATGATCATGGCACTCGCCACAAGCTGTCACCACTTTAGCAAATGTCAGCACAACCACTGGCCCAGTTTCCCAGTTGCCCTGACCCAGTTACACTGACCCAGTTTCCCAGTTACACTGACCCAGTTGCTGAACGGTCAAGATGCCAATGTCCAGCATCCTTTGTGCTATCTTCTGCCACGATCGATCCGGGTCCCGAATCCACTGGGAGGCCTCGCAGAAGTACGCGCCGGTGTCTTGTGGCCGCACCgctctcatcttcatcacgtACACGTCCACGCCAGCCTTCCCGTTTCTCTTCTCCAGCGTGATCTCTCCATCGTCGTAGCGGTCCTTGTACAATTGCCCGGGGACGACGCCCAGCAGCTTGTCGATGGAGATAATCTCTCCGATGGTGCTGACCTCTCCTCCCGTGTCGCTCGCCAAACGCTCTCCCGCACTCCGCTTCCCAAACATGATGGACAGCTGGGTGAGCTGCTCCGATTGGATGCCGGCTGAGCATGTCAGCGTTAATTCGGCTCCCTCTGGCACGGGCTGGCCGGTGAGTGTGCGGGAAAAACTGATCTGGAGTGTGTCAGGGATCACTGCAGGTGTATAAAGAGACATACAGAGAATGACATTACATCAACAGGAGCCAGGCGGGAGGGCAACAAAATGGACTTTCTATTGCCGTTTGCCATGAAATGGGGCAACAGAGTAACTGCAAGCTGTTTAGCAAACCTCAGCTTCGGGCACAAAAGCAAGATTAGCTGGCTATTAAGAAGATAAAACACTTCAGTTGCAAAACAAACAACCAGCATCCTACAAACATAAACTGAGCGGTGCAAAAAAGAATAGAAACCGGATTGGGACCCATGTCGATGGTCTAAAGTTGCCAAAGTTGTGGATAGCTCGACCAGATGGATCTTTGtcaaaagaaagacaaactcCAGATGGCAAGTGTGAATAGCTGCTTAGACATGGGGAAAGTCATCGAGCACCACGTAAGACACAAAGTATGATTAATAACTGTCATCCATCTGGCtgatggagagaagagatgcAATAACGCCCGTGACTAAAATACAGTGTGCAGGTTTCCACCAAACTATGAGTGCCAACGTGTTGGGACTAGGAATAGTTTGAAATTGGTGATACAATACAAGGGCGTTCGTAACAATACAATAATTGTTCAATGCTTTACTGAAAGAAATATTAACATGTCTTCTAAGTAATTTTTTACTAGTAAGAAAAGAAGCCAGTGTTCTCAGTCGCTGAAAGAACAAACAGGAAGGAGCTGGAGGCTGACCGAGCTCTGCTTTAGATCATTTTGCTGCACTCATCCGGGTTATGCTTTATTCATCCATTTTACTCATTTAGCTCGTGGATTTGAATGTTTATTGAACCTCTGTTTTCATATTAGTCTGATGGCTACAACCAATGTGTAAATATTCTATACATTTTACTTCATCCCTCTGATCTCATCTGTATTATTGATCTGATTACTTTATCGGTTTTATGTTCCCAGACATAAAATATCCCTCTCCAGTGATATTCTCCATGTTCCTTATATtcaacaaatcccatgaaagtattaaaacccaaaataaatagattttatTAAGGAGTATGATGCATCGTATTACTCCATAGAACCATTGTTTTTCCAGAAACtactaagatatatatatatatattccttacCTTTAATCGGCACTGTGGCGCTGTAGTTCCCCTGGTAGGTGATGTCCGTGCTGGGCGTGTAGCATTCGTACTTCCCCTGATCGTCAGCTCGGAGCCTCTGCATCACCAGCCGGACTTTGTCCCCCGAGTCCCTCTCCACCCTGACCTCCCCATTCCTCACCCGCATCGTGAAGGGGGCATAAGGGAAGCCCTTGTCCCTGGTGGACACGACGCCCATCTGCCTCCCACCAGCATCATCCCTGAGCAGGAACCACTCAAAGTCCTGCGTGCGGGAGCCTTCGTATCCTGATACGGAGCagggcagggagagggggaaccCTGCCACACGGTAGAGGGTCCCAGGAGGAACAAATACTTCACGACACACAGCGTACTGGAGCCCTGTGAAAGAAtaaagggagagacagaacagaGTGAGAAAGATGGAGACGAATGGGCCGGACAGGGTGGAAACGGTAAATGTCAACTTCCGTGGGTCACAGCTTCGCCTCGCAGCCGTTTGCAACGTGGACGCACAGATCAATATCCTGAACTGATGACTGGCTACCGGGATCAATACATTAAATAGCGTCGGAGAAAAATGCaatgacacatttaataaataaatacaataattgaTGTCCCTTTGCTCATATTGGAGCAGCACAATTTAATCAAGATTCTATTATAATCCCTTCAATGTCAGGAGGCGGATTATTTGTGAAGAGTAATGTGTCAAAAtaccattttaaattaaatattgtccTGGCCCACACATCATATTCTACAGACTTAAGAACATGTCTTTGTTTGGTACATA
Proteins encoded:
- the igsf8 gene encoding immunoglobulin superfamily member 8 produces the protein MRTVMASLKTTLFALLLWGLQYAVCREVFVPPGTLYRVAGFPLSLPCSVSGYEGSRTQDFEWFLLRDDAGGRQMGVVSTRDKGFPYAPFTMRVRNGEVRVERDSGDKVRLVMQRLRADDQGKYECYTPSTDITYQGNYSATVPIKVIPDTLQISFSRTLTGQPVPEGAELTLTCSAGIQSEQLTQLSIMFGKRSAGERLASDTGGEVSTIGEIISIDKLLGVVPGQLYKDRYDDGEITLEKRNGKAGVDVYVMKMRAVRPQDTGAYFCEASQWIRDPDRSWQKIAQRMLDIGILTVQQLAESLSITSSPKGEVTLQVGAPLILTCEVLGLPAEVNSGMLVQWMKRGSVGRDVAGGDGVQVAQMSPDGVVSWGDDLSRASGGSMEKVSEGRYSLKLFSAQPLDSGVYRCVVSVYAGRRNPSASTPATFTQRSEGVTVNLKTKDVLVAAVAQLPHGPLLKRGSTITLICNVTVTTTGPAQAQVQWLRWPIPERVIGKVPSPASDVTVPDPSAEKIPTLVAAIMYDGVAKISANGSEVSIDRLSDVSYRLRVHTATMEDQGMYACHAQAWGQDPHGGWYNTGSKAESNAVTVYLYARADDLLLIPLVIGVSSALFVGIVIIATVTCCFMKQLAKQRAQK